A window of Terriglobia bacterium genomic DNA:
ACCGGACTTCCTAAGATTCAAAATCGCTTCTTCTAACTTGACACCGCGGTGGACCATCGAGGTCAAGGCGCGACACATTGGCAATGGGTCCTCATGTTTTCCAGGAAAAAGCAAGTTGCGACCGATGATCGCGCCGCGGACGCGAGTACTCGAAGCAAAGCCGTCCGAAAAATCCCCAAGCGTGTCAGATGGCCTCTCGCGTGGAGGTCCGCCAAGTAACAGAATAGGCACCGTCGTCGCCCGACCCACCGAACCAAAGTTCTCACAATATGGGAGCTTCAGCCACAGATTGGACGAGGAATCACCAAGCGCCGTGGCAATGCCACACTGTCGAACGAGAGTCGCCGAATCCGTTTTCACGCAATAACCATTCCCGTCCCGAACAACTTCGAGTGGCTCCAGGAATGCGGTCAACTGACACCGTCGCAATTCATTCAATTCCCGTGAACAGGCCAGAATGGTCCGGGCCGATGCGGGGTCCAATGGATCCAAACGGTAAAGCATTTTGCCGCCGTCACAGCCCAATTCGGCAAGACGCTGTGCCGTAATGGATGTGAAGCTGTCTTCCATTTCAAAGGCGCATCCTGCCAGGCCGCCTCGATTCATGCTCCCAACGATGACTTTCGAATCGAGGAACGTCTGCCTCCTTCGCTGACGTTCGAGAGAACTTAGGAGCAGGAGCTCGTCTAGCACGTCACTCGCGGCCACTATTCCGTCGAGGTCTGGATCTGACAAAAGGCGACGTGCCCGCGCCAACAGTTGGTAACGGTCGCCCATTGCTAGATCATCATCACGTATCCGTGTAATGCCCCGTGCGGGATGGTCCAGTGCCACCAAAACCAGCTTTCCATCCCTACACAGTTGTGGGCGTTTCTTTCTTCTTCGAGCCTCCTGTTCGATCAACTCCGGATGATCGATCCTGAGGTCTGTAATCCTTTCGAATAAGTTCGCTGGCAAATATGCCTCTGCATTGAAACCACCAGCCTTGAAATCAGACCGTTCAGCCTCACTTAAGCCTTTTTTCATCCTTCAATACCCCAGTTGCGATAGAAAACGCCTTGCGGCACTGGCGTTCGCCGACGGCGTGTCGGCACCTCGTCCCCCAGCCAGCACATCCTGCTCAACGACAACCCAGCCTTGGAATTGCAGGTCCCGCAAGGCCTCAAGAACTCTTGTAACATCTATATTCCCTTCGCCGAGCCGCGCAAACACCCCGTGGCGCACCCCTGCATGGAAATCCAGTTCCTTCGAGCGGGCGGAATTCAGCAGGCTCGTAGAAATATCCTTGAGGTGTACACAGAGGACCCGTCTCCCGTACCGTTCTAACAAATCAATGGGATTACCTCCTCCATATACACAATGGCCAGTGTCCAAGCATAATCCTAATTCGTCGCCAGAAAACATGGTTAGAAGTCGATCAATCTCGTTGGGAGTTTCGACGTGTGTTCCCACATGGTGATGAAAGGCAACTCTCATTCCATGGCTCATGCATAGCTGAGTAACTCTCCGGATCGCCTGCGTAGCGATTTGCCATTCCGAATCACTCCAGGAATGACGGGTGGCCTCGGCGGTGCGTCCGGCGGTTGCGGACCGTTCAGCGCAGACTTCGTCAGAAAGAATCAGCAAGCGACAACTAGCTTGGCGGGTTAGGACGGCTGTTCGCTCGATGTGAGTCAATCCGTCGCGATGCGCTTCGATCTTCCCCAGAGGAAAGGCAACAAAGGCGGAACAAAGCTCCAGATTGCGCTGCTGCAGTTCCTGTCGCAGGGCTGACGGGTCCGTAGGTAAAAAGCCATACGGGCCCAGCTCGGTTGCGGCGTACCCTGCCTCAGCAATTTCGTCAAGCACGCGTGAATACGGATACTCGGGCGGAAAAGCAATCGACTCAGTAATTCCCCAGCTCACAGGAGCACTCGCGATTCGCAGGGTCATTCTACAATCTCCTGGCCCGAGACCTTAAGGGGAGTCACATACCAGCCACGCTTGCTGGCCCCGCCTCTGTAGAAACCTCCACCGGGCGCGATTCTCGAAACGATTGTTCCGCCGCCAGAGCGGCGATCAGAGCCTGCCGTCCGTCTTGGCCCGTGACGCGCACCGGCTTGCCGGCGATAACGTTCCGAACAAAGTCACGCATCTCTTCCAGATAAGCGTCGGCAAAGCGAACCAGCCAATGGTTTACGATGTCCTGCCTGATGCCATCCCTGGTCAAAACATGAAAGGCGGTCTGGCGCAGGTAGCCCACATGCACAGCGCCCTTTGTCCCCAAAACCTCGGTACGAATGTCATAGCCATAAGTCGCCTTGCGAAAAGCCTCTATGTTTCCGATCCCTCCGCGGGAAAAACGCAGATTAACCAATGTCGCATCAACATCGCCGAAGCGTGCGAGCTCAGGACAAGCCAGCAATCCAGCGTATGAGTGGATTCCAGCCACTTCGTCTTTCATCATCCATCGGGCCAAATCAAAGTCATGGATGGCCACATCGCTGAAGATGGTCCCGTTTACGCCTCCTTGAAAAAAAGCTGGGGGAGGAGGCTGCTGATCGCGCGCAACTGACTTGAAGATCACGGGATCCCCGATTTCCCCGGCCTCGATTTGCTGCTGGGCCGCGGCATAGGCCGGATCATACCGGCGCATGAAACCGATTTGGAGCTGGACTCCTGCTTTGGTTACAACAGCCAGAGTTTTGTCTGCGTCCTCCTTCGAGAGGGCCAGCGGCTTCTCGCAGAAGATATGCTTTCCATGGACTGCCGCCTCCTCAATAGCTTTTCCATGGAATTTCGAAGGCGCGGCGATGACAACGGCGCGAATTTCTTTGTGTTCGAGAATGCCTTCCAGCTTGTCGTAATATTGTGGGATCTCCAATTCCGCCGCCACCTGCGCGGCACGCCTGCCGTCCGCATCGGCCACCGCGATGAGCCTTGCCTCTGGGATCTTTCGCCGGAGGTTTTCCGCATGCCGTTTGCCCAGCGTCCCCACTCCGACAACGGCTGTACCTAGTTGCTCCACGACGCATCACCTCTTCAGCCTGAATCGCTTCGTTGCTAACCGCTTAGGACTTGGGAGCCTTACTAAAGATCGGCGGTCCCATCTGACAGTTATCCCTGTTGGGATAATCCTTTATGAAAACCCGGTACGTTTCCACAGGACCCACCCGCAAATCACCAGGAACAACAGCATGGCCAGGACTAGTCCGACCATCCAACCCATTTTCATCCCGATCGGTGGAATTGTGGCAAGAGATCCCAGCCAGACAAAGACCGCCACAGCGGCAACTACAATTAGTCCGTCCCACCATCGGCGAGCGGGAACCTCACGGGCAACAATGTCTTCCCCTCGCTGGGAAGCCTGCGCGTCTTCAAGACTCAAGCCGTAGCGGAGACACTCACGCGCGATGGCTTCTTGGGTGGAAGCCTGTTCAGCCGCAGGGGCCGCGGCCATGCTGATGGCTACCGCCCCAACGATCATGGTCATGGAGCCGGCAAGAACCAGCCAGCGTGTCGCGCTACCGCTGCCGCCAAATTCACCGAATACAAGAGCTCCCCAGGCAAGTCCCCAGAGTTGGTTCGTATTCGAAAGGGGAACACCCCGGCCTATGCCAATATATTTGGCGGCATAATTCTGGAAAAGGTCTCCCACTACCCAACAGAACCCTCCGAGAAATAGCCAGAAAAGCGCTGTCTTCGCCTCCCTGAGGTCACTCAGTACTCTACTTGCGCCGCCGAGAAACGTCAACGCAAGCGCCGACATCGTAATGAGCTCGCCGACCGTGAAAATGGTTACGAACGAAATCGGGTTTGTGCCGCTCAAGTAAGCTTTACGATACGGAATGTACATGGTTCCGAACATCAAACCCGCGGCGACCGCGAATGCGATTCCAAGCAGAGCCCTGTGCGGGGAGGACGAGTTTTCCTGGGAGGAGGCGTAACCAAGAAGGACAGCACCACCCAGAATCGCAATGGCCCCTCCCACGACTTTGACCCAATTCCCGATCCCCGCACCTCGAAGTTCTCTGAAGAAAAACCAGCCCCAGAATACCCCCACCAGACTGTTAATATTCCACAGAGGAAATGCAATGGAGAGCCCCACATCGCGGACCGCAAAAACGGTTAAAGTGTTTCCTACAGCCCAGAGCGATCCAGCCAAGACCGCCCAGATCATCAGATGCGCCCTTTGGCGCAGATCGACGAAGACATAAACTGTGCCTTTGAGAATCGTCGGTAGTGTCCATCGAGCGACGAACACGCCGGACACCATCGCCAGCGAAATCAGGAATGGAGAAAACCCAACCGCCACCAGCTTAGTAGGCGCCTCCGCGCCGGCTAGCCACGTGGCGGCGGCCAAGCCGCACAGGACGCCTAGCCCATGAAGCGTACCAGTTTTCGCTCCTAATGATCTACTGGTCTGCACCGGCATCAAGATTAACCTCCGGTTGACACCATTACCACAAAGCGGAGACAGGTGGGCAACTTCTGTCCAACATCACGCAGCTACGCCGACGACCTTGAGTTAATGAAGGAGGACTAGTAAGCTGACCCCGATCATCAAGACAGCCACCGCCCAAAACTGGCTGTCTGTGAAGACCGCTATTGCCAGCGACACTTCGAAGCGCATTTTTCCGCCTGGATTCCACAACCGAACTTGACTAACCCAAACTCTGCCCATTGGCACCACCACGCACTCCCGGGCGTGGTGCAACTCTATCATGGCCGACCTTGCTCTTCCCGGCCAGGGCGGCAGATCGCGTCGGCGACAATATATTCCATTGAAGCCGAAAACTGGCTTCGACAACTGAAATTACATAAACGGTTAGCCGGAATCTTTACGAAAACACGAGTATGATCATCCGGCACCGATGTAGATGTCAAGCCTTTTTTCATGACAACGTCTGGCGTTAATTAGCTAAGCGCATCGACAACCGCAGAAACTAATATCGGGCAACGCGGGCTTATGATATAACAAGCCCATCTCCGAAACCAAAGGAGGGGGTCGCCATGACCTATCGGTTGACAACCGCGCAGGCGCTGATTGCTTTTCTAAAACAACAAAACGTCGAGAGAGACGGAAAACCTCACCCGTTTTTCTCAGGCTGCTTTGGAATTTTCGGGCATGGCAATGTGACTGGCATTGGCCAAGCTCTTCAGCAGAACCCCGACTTCCCCTATTATCTGGGCCGAAACGAACAAGCCATGGTCCACACGGCTGCGGCCTTTGCCAAAATGAGCAACCGTTTGCGAACACTGGTCTGTACGACGTCGATAGGCCCCGGCGCCACAAACATGATGACGGGCGCTGCGGCGGCCACAATCAACCGCCTGCCGGTCCTTTTGCTGCCTGGAGACATTTTCGCGCGGCGCAATGTTGCTCCTGTACTCCAGCAACTGGAGTCACCGGGCTCGCAGGATTTTTCTGTCAACGACTGCTTTAAGCCTGTTTCACGGTACTGGGATCGCATTCAGCGCCCGGAGCAGATTGTGACCGCATTGCCCGAAGCGATGCGCGTCCTGACTTCGCCTGCCGAAACGGGCGCCGTCACATTGGCGATGCCTCAGGATGTGCAGCCACAGGCATTCGATTTCCCATCGGATCTTTTTGAGAAGCGCATATGGAGAGTGCCTCGTCCGCGAGGCGATCGTGAGGTCATCCGGATGGCCGTAGAACGAATCCGGTCCTCCCGCAGTCCACTGATCATTGCAGGGGGTGGTGTCATTTATTCTGACGCGACTGACGTCCTGTCACGGTTTGCCTCTCAGACGGGCATCGCAGTCGTGGAAACCCAGGCCGGAAAGGGATCTCTCTGTTTCGACCATGATCAGTCATTGGGAGCGGTGGGCGTCACGGGTACTCCCGGCGCCAATATTTTTGCCCGGGAGTCAGACCTGGTGATCGGCCTTGGTACCCGCTTTAGCGATTTTACCACCGCGTCGAAGACTGCCTTTCAGAATCCTGATGTGAATTTCATTAACATTAATGTCGCAGAGTTTGACGCGTACAAACATGCGGCGCTTCCGATTGTTGCCGACATTAAAGTGGTGTTGGAAGAGATGTGCCAACCCCTTGGCGATTTCCACGTCAGCACTGATTACTGCGCCCGCCTCGAACGCCTGAAAGCCGAATGGGACCAGGAGGTCGATCGAATTTACGGTCTGCACGATGGCCCGCCTATTAGCCAGGGAGAGGTCATCGGTATCATCAATAATTTCATCCGACCGCGGGACGTTATTGTCAATGCCGCCGGAAGCGCCCCCGGGGACCTCCACAAGCTTTGGCGTTCTCGCAATCCAAAGGGTTATCACATGGAGTACGGTTACTCGACCATGGGATACGAAATCGCCGGAGGTCTCGGCGTCAAGATGGCCGCTCCGGATCGTGAAGTCTACGTGCTGGTGGGAGACGGCTCTTATCTCATGATGGCTCAGGAAATCGTCACATCGCTTCAGGAAGGTTACAAACTGAATATCGTAGTGGTTGACAACCACGGCTTCTCAAGCATCGGCGGACTCAGCCGCGCCTGCGGCAGTGGCGGTTTTGGAACCGAGTACCGCTATCGGCGAAACGGCTGCCTGGACGGTGAGGTGATGTCACTCGATTTCGTTGGCAATGCCGCCAGTCTGGGAGCGGTTGCAGTGCGCGCCAGGACACGGGAAGATCTCGCGGCAGCTCTTGCGCAAGCGCGCACCGAATCCCGCACAACCGTCATTGTGGTGGAAGTTGACCTCAATCAGCGTGTCCCGGGCTATGAGTCCTGGTGGGACGTACCTATTGCGGAAGTATCCGAAATGGAATCCGTCCGCACAGCCCACAATGCATACACCGCCGCGAAAGGGAAAGAGCGGTACTTCCTTTAAGAATCGCAGAAGGTGGAGTGCGGAGTGGCATGGAGCAGAATGTCTCGAAAAACTAAGCGCGCGCGCATTTTTGAAGAACTCTGTCATCGGTAAGAGTCCGGCGAAGGTCAAAATAAACCGGCATCAAAATCGAAATTGTGTGGTAACCAGGGCTGAGAGTAGTGCTCCCGACGGTCGAGGCACCGGTATAACTACGGGCTTGGCAAGCACTTCTACGTTAAGGTCGAGCATGATCCTAACGAAGCGGGTTAAATACCAGTTGAGACCCGGGGTGAACGTATTCACCTGGTTCCTCTCAGATCCATCCGACATGTGCAGTGTCGAGTAGCGGAATTTCAATTCCCATGCCCCCAAGCCCTTCCGGGGGCTGCCGAAGACGGGGGAGTGCGGGACCGGCTGGGCGTCCTCCACCCTATTTTCTCCTGTTATCAGATACGTGGTGCTGAAGTAGTATCCCTTCGCAGTAATGCCAGGCAGGTTGTCTCCCCTGGAACCCAGTCCGTGCCGGTCTTGCTGGCTTTGAATATATTCGGCGTGAAAACCAGCCGGTCCAATCAGCCACGCCCATTCTCCATTCTCGCGGGTAACGGCCCCGTTCACGGCCTGCTGCGTGAAGAACACAAAGCTGCCGCTCGCCGTCGATCCCAAAAAGCTTTTGCCGTATGTCGTGCGGCCGTCCGCAAATGCAGAGCCGAAGGTCATTCCCCTTAAGTAACGGCTGGAGCTGCTTAGCCACGGAGTAATGCGAAGCCGGAACACACCATCCGGAGTGACTGAGTCTTTTTCAGCCAGGGGACCTTTGCCACCAAAGATTCCTAGTTGATATTGCACGTCGCGTCCAAAGAGGAAACCCTGCGCCATGATGCCCGCACCCTGTCCCGGCACCAAATTGTTGACCATTTCTCGTTCGGCAAACTCGAGATATCTGGAGCTTGTCAACTCTTCACGAGAAAAGGGTTCCTTGAAACGCCCGATCTTGAACTGAAGAGCCGGCTTGTAATTAATCTGCAGATCCGCATTGTAAAGCGAGATTTTGAGATTGCTAGCCTCCACCGAAAAGTCAAAATCGTAATGCTGTCCGAGCGTTCCCTGAATGCCCAGTTCGACACGGCGCATGATAAAGTCATTGCTTGGCGCAGCCGGTCCCGCGTGTCCGCGATAGGTAAATTGGAAATAGCCATTCGGGTCAACCTCGAACCGCCCTTCTCTGCGAATATAGAGATGGCTCCCATCCCATCCCGCTTCGAGGCCACGGCCCGATGGCGATTGGACACGGACACTACCCTTGTCGCCGGAAGCAGTCGATTTATGCTTGCCACTCCGGGCGATATCCGGCACGCACGGGTGAGGAGCAGCAGCCTGGACGGTCGCATTCTCTTGGGACTTTGATCTTTCTGCTAAAGAGAACGCCGCCTCTTTCCGCGGAATAGCAGGCGACGGCGCGAGGGCCTCACAGCGGTTGATTTCTCTCCGGAGACGCCAGGGACTCACCGCGAGCGAAGGACGACATAGCAGAAGAAGCGCCATGGCTCCGAAAACCGCATTTGTTCTCTTACGCTTCTTCAACTGTACCCAACAGTTACTCGGCAATGCCGACCAACGTCACTTTTCTGTTGGCGCGGGGCTGCCGCCGCTGCGGTTCTCTTCAAAGCACCAATGGGTGAGTTCAGGAGTAAATTTGTCCACCACGGCGCGCGGCACGTCCGATTCCTTCAACTGGTAAAACTTGAAGCTGACGGAGCCAGGGTCGCTGCCGGGCGGATTCACCGTCCCCACAATATACCCATACACGTTGGTCATCGCTTCGCCCGCCCCCGGCAGGATCCTTGACAGGCTGACGCGCGAGGCGCCTGCCGTACCAATAATCCATCCCGGCAGCACGCCGCCGTGGGTCTTCCAGTATTCGGTGTTGTAAGCGTCCGCAATGTAAGCGTGCAGATGTGCAGCGATCACGTATACGTGCTTGTGCGACTGCTGCTCGGCTTGCAGCAGGTCCTTGTACACCTGCGAGCCACTCTCGATTCCCTGGGCAGACTCGTCCATGCTGTGGGGAGAGACGCCATGCGGCAGAGGCTCGTGCATTCCCAGCACAATCGTATGCACGTTCGGGTCAGTCTCATCGCGCTTCAGCGCGGATTCAAACCATCGCACCTGTCCTGTGTCGAACTGCTCGTCTCCGGCGTTGTCCATAGTGAAGAAGTCCACGCCTCCGATTTTCCAGTGATAATACGTCCGAAGCCCGTAGTCAAACGAGTTGTCCTCCAGCCGTTGCTTCTGAATGATGGGCGTATTCAGCCAGTTGGCAAATTCCACCATATAATCCTGCCGGGTTTTGAAATGCGACTCATGATTGCCGATGGCCAGAAACACCGGCATCTGGCCAAACGGCAGGAGCTGATTCTGAATGAAGTCATTCCAGTGGCTGCTCAGGTACCGGCTCACACTGATGCGATGCCCCCGGTAGCCTTCCTCGTTGGTCATGTCCTGATCAACGTCGCTGCCCAGCCGAAAATCTCCCAGATGCCAGTAGAATGCCGCATCGTGAGCCTGCGCGCCTGCGGCAATCTCCGGCATCACCACATCCCCGCAATTCCGCGAGTCGCCCGACACCACAAAAGTCCAGGTCTCATCAGGAGCTTTAACAAGTGTTTGGCTTGCAGTCGATGTTTCACTGGACTTTCCTCCAACGCTTTTCGACCAGCCCGGCGATAGCGGCCACAAGAGGATTAAGCCTAACCCGAGCATTCCAAGGCTGATTAAAACCTTTTGGTTCTGCCCATGAGACATTGACACACTCCCTCCTATGATTGTTCAACTCATCGTTCGCTTAGCATTAATGAATCAGGGCAGCCCTGGGGTGGGACGGGGGAACGATAGTTTTGCTTCCGACTGGTCTGTGCCCATTCCGGCGGAGTCGCCTCTGAGCCTTTGCCCCTGAGGGACGTAGCAAAGGAAAATTTTCCTCCTCTAACCCCCGGATAA
This region includes:
- a CDS encoding metallophosphoesterase, which produces MPEIAAGAQAHDAAFYWHLGDFRLGSDVDQDMTNEEGYRGHRISVSRYLSSHWNDFIQNQLLPFGQMPVFLAIGNHESHFKTRQDYMVEFANWLNTPIIQKQRLEDNSFDYGLRTYYHWKIGGVDFFTMDNAGDEQFDTGQVRWFESALKRDETDPNVHTIVLGMHEPLPHGVSPHSMDESAQGIESGSQVYKDLLQAEQQSHKHVYVIAAHLHAYIADAYNTEYWKTHGGVLPGWIIGTAGASRVSLSRILPGAGEAMTNVYGYIVGTVNPPGSDPGSVSFKFYQLKESDVPRAVVDKFTPELTHWCFEENRSGGSPAPTEK
- a CDS encoding porin, with protein sequence MPDIARSGKHKSTASGDKGSVRVQSPSGRGLEAGWDGSHLYIRREGRFEVDPNGYFQFTYRGHAGPAAPSNDFIMRRVELGIQGTLGQHYDFDFSVEASNLKISLYNADLQINYKPALQFKIGRFKEPFSREELTSSRYLEFAEREMVNNLVPGQGAGIMAQGFLFGRDVQYQLGIFGGKGPLAEKDSVTPDGVFRLRITPWLSSSSRYLRGMTFGSAFADGRTTYGKSFLGSTASGSFVFFTQQAVNGAVTRENGEWAWLIGPAGFHAEYIQSQQDRHGLGSRGDNLPGITAKGYYFSTTYLITGENRVEDAQPVPHSPVFGSPRKGLGAWELKFRYSTLHMSDGSERNQVNTFTPGLNWYLTRFVRIMLDLNVEVLAKPVVIPVPRPSGALLSALVTTQFRF
- a CDS encoding Gfo/Idh/MocA family oxidoreductase — protein: MEQLGTAVVGVGTLGKRHAENLRRKIPEARLIAVADADGRRAAQVAAELEIPQYYDKLEGILEHKEIRAVVIAAPSKFHGKAIEEAAVHGKHIFCEKPLALSKEDADKTLAVVTKAGVQLQIGFMRRYDPAYAAAQQQIEAGEIGDPVIFKSVARDQQPPPPAFFQGGVNGTIFSDVAIHDFDLARWMMKDEVAGIHSYAGLLACPELARFGDVDATLVNLRFSRGGIGNIEAFRKATYGYDIRTEVLGTKGAVHVGYLRQTAFHVLTRDGIRQDIVNHWLVRFADAYLEEMRDFVRNVIAGKPVRVTGQDGRQALIAALAAEQSFRESRPVEVSTEAGPASVAGM
- the iolD gene encoding 3D-(3,5/4)-trihydroxycyclohexane-1,2-dione acylhydrolase (decyclizing), coding for MTYRLTTAQALIAFLKQQNVERDGKPHPFFSGCFGIFGHGNVTGIGQALQQNPDFPYYLGRNEQAMVHTAAAFAKMSNRLRTLVCTTSIGPGATNMMTGAAAATINRLPVLLLPGDIFARRNVAPVLQQLESPGSQDFSVNDCFKPVSRYWDRIQRPEQIVTALPEAMRVLTSPAETGAVTLAMPQDVQPQAFDFPSDLFEKRIWRVPRPRGDREVIRMAVERIRSSRSPLIIAGGGVIYSDATDVLSRFASQTGIAVVETQAGKGSLCFDHDQSLGAVGVTGTPGANIFARESDLVIGLGTRFSDFTTASKTAFQNPDVNFININVAEFDAYKHAALPIVADIKVVLEEMCQPLGDFHVSTDYCARLERLKAEWDQEVDRIYGLHDGPPISQGEVIGIINNFIRPRDVIVNAAGSAPGDLHKLWRSRNPKGYHMEYGYSTMGYEIAGGLGVKMAAPDREVYVLVGDGSYLMMAQEIVTSLQEGYKLNIVVVDNHGFSSIGGLSRACGSGGFGTEYRYRRNGCLDGEVMSLDFVGNAASLGAVAVRARTREDLAAALAQARTESRTTVIVVEVDLNQRVPGYESWWDVPIAEVSEMESVRTAHNAYTAAKGKERYFL
- a CDS encoding GRP family sugar transporter — its product is MAVGFSPFLISLAMVSGVFVARWTLPTILKGTVYVFVDLRQRAHLMIWAVLAGSLWAVGNTLTVFAVRDVGLSIAFPLWNINSLVGVFWGWFFFRELRGAGIGNWVKVVGGAIAILGGAVLLGYASSQENSSSPHRALLGIAFAVAAGLMFGTMYIPYRKAYLSGTNPISFVTIFTVGELITMSALALTFLGGASRVLSDLREAKTALFWLFLGGFCWVVGDLFQNYAAKYIGIGRGVPLSNTNQLWGLAWGALVFGEFGGSGSATRWLVLAGSMTMIVGAVAISMAAAPAAEQASTQEAIARECLRYGLSLEDAQASQRGEDIVAREVPARRWWDGLIVVAAVAVFVWLGSLATIPPIGMKMGWMVGLVLAMLLFLVICGWVLWKRTGFS
- a CDS encoding TIM barrel protein, translating into MTLRIASAPVSWGITESIAFPPEYPYSRVLDEIAEAGYAATELGPYGFLPTDPSALRQELQQRNLELCSAFVAFPLGKIEAHRDGLTHIERTAVLTRQASCRLLILSDEVCAERSATAGRTAEATRHSWSDSEWQIATQAIRRVTQLCMSHGMRVAFHHHVGTHVETPNEIDRLLTMFSGDELGLCLDTGHCVYGGGNPIDLLERYGRRVLCVHLKDISTSLLNSARSKELDFHAGVRHGVFARLGEGNIDVTRVLEALRDLQFQGWVVVEQDVLAGGRGADTPSANASAARRFLSQLGY